GCCGTTTTATTGCAGAAGTTCGAAGGCAGTTTTCACCCAGTCTGCTTTTGGAGCAGAAAAACTACAAAAGCCGAATCAAATCGTCATAGTTACTACCTTGAAGTAAAAGCCGCATACTTAGCTCTGAAAAAGTTCAGACACTATTTATTGGGAGTCCCTTTCAAGCTCGTCACGGACTGTGTCGCATTTAaacagacaacaaaaaaagcagATGTCCCAAGAGAAGTTGGCCCATGGATTCTCTATATGcaggattttaattttcaacccGAACATCGTGCAGGAGAAAGAATGAGACACGTTGATTTTTTAAGCCGCCATCCCCAAGCATGCATGATGATAACATCCGAGTTGACAGCACGTATTAAAAAGTCGCAGCAGAACGATGATTCAATTAGAGCAATCCTGGAAATTCTAAAAGATCGTCTATTCCAACCCTACAAGCTAAAAGGTGGCCTGTTGTATAGTATGGTCAATGGCAATGAACTACTGGTTGTCCCTGCACTAATGGAGAGGGAGGTGATTCAAAGCGCACATGAAGTTGGCCATTTGTCGTTGCAAAAGACGATGCATAGCATACAGCAGCAATTTTTTATTCCTCATTTGGAATACAAGGTAAAAAAGCTAATTTCTAACTGTATAAAATGTATCATCCACAGCAAAAAGTTGGGAAAGCAGGAGGGATATCTAAATTGCATAGATAAAGGAGACGCACCGTTGCACACACTACACATCGATCATTTGGGGCCAATGGATTCATCGGCCAAACAGTATAAATACATTCTGGCAACAGTCGATGCGTTTTCAAAGTTTGTCTGGTTATTCCCAACCAAATCAACCGGACAGGAAGAAGTGGTCAAGAGGCTGACCGACTGgtcaaacatttttggtttcCCTAAGCGAATTGTTAGCGACAAAGGAACGGCCTTTACGAGTGGTGCGTTCGAACAATTTATGAGCAGCCATAACGTGGAACACGTCTGCACAACTACTGGAGTGGCCAGAGGCAACGGCCAGATAGAACGAGTAAATCGTTTAATTTTGGCAATAATATCAAAGCTGTCTTCAGACGAACCGTCGAAGTGGTACAAATATGTGCCTGAGGTACAAAAGGCGATCAACTGTCACGTGCATTCATCACTGAAGCTGTCACCATTTGAGGTCATGTTTGGCACCAAGATGTACACCCGAGTTGAGGATCGGTTACTGGAACTGCTCCAAGAAGAAGTGGTCTGTCAATTCAACGAGGACCGCTATGAGATGAGACAGCTGGTAAAACGCAACATCGAGCAGGCGCAGAAGGACTACAAGCGCAATTACGACAAAAAGCGCCGAgctgaatacaaatacaaagcaGGTGATCTGGTTGCAATTAAAAGGACCCAATTTGTAGCTGGCCGCAAGATGGCAAGCGGGTATTTAGGTCCATACGAAGTCACAGGGGTCAAAGACAATGGCAGATATGACGttaaaaaagcagcaaacgtCGAAGGACCCAATGTCACATCCACCAGCTGTGACAACATGAAGTTGTGGAAGCACATAGCCGAAAATGCAGACCTATTGTCATCCGGgtcggatgatgatgatcaggAGGGCCGAATGTAACATGGAGTAAGGCTGAAGGCTGGCAACAACCCGGTTGGCAGCGCTgttgagcagcaacatgattgtcggaaatcgaagttatcgacaatcagtcatcgaaggaacgatcgcaaggcagcagtggagtggaagtcagcgttgcagtcagtcgagttctcagcagcagtcgttcggtcacaaactaagaatactttatataattaccgcatttagaattaaactaataattaaattaataataaacaataataataaacaatcttacATGTATATAGTTTTGGTCGTTTATAATAATTTGCGTagtggcaattaaaatgccaacaaCTCAAGGAATGCGTAAATCTACCTTAACTGCGCGTAATTAAAAGAATTGTTAAACTAAATCCGtattgcaatagaattttgcCATTGTCCAGGAAACCATTCGCTCCAATTGGATTTCATTAGCTTCGCTTGGCAGCCTCTGCAAACTCGAAGTACGCAAGTTATCATTCGGATAATGGACTTCTCTGGCCGAGGAAACAGAGATTTTGTGCCCGGCACCGAGTTGACCCGTTGAGATATTTACGGCATGCCCTGTTAAGCCACTACAAGCTCATCATTTCGCCTCGCTACTCCTGCGGAGCTTTTCCTTCCCAGGATTTGCCAGCAGCTGATAGCCAGGAGCCTTGTTTTCTCGCCGGCTGCCTTTTCAGTTAATTGACTTTATGCATTTTTGCCAACTCGCCCCGCcgtaaaatgaaattaattatgccGCCGTTGCAGCTATAAAAATGTTGCCAGTCCGAAAGGAGCATCATAAATGAGGCTTCCACAAGGAAAACTCCGCGAAAGTGTTACAGCGAGCTCCGAGTCTCCGAGTTTAAACTGCAATCATTCATGGCCGCGAATCCTCGCAGCCACGCGCACAAAAAGCGGCGAAGACAAAGGTTAAGTCCAAGACGGGCCAACATTACTTCCGCTTCCTGACCCGAACTCCGCATTTTCGGCAGCTCCTTTTGCTCCACCTGCTGCCACCCACTTTTCGCCCTGGGgatttatgattttattaccGAAAGGCATTGCacaacggaaacggaaacactTTTTGCCCCACGATTTCGGCGCGTTTTTCAGCGTAACTCGAGTCCAGAGTTTATTTTCTCAGCAAAAGCTGTTGCAATTCAATCGTTTCGGTGGCCGCAGCCTTAAATTATTCGGCTCCGATTTAAATCACTGTCTTTTGCGCCCGCAGGGATTTTGTGGTTTGGTTTTGCGGTTTATCGCGAGGCTCTCCCTAATTTTCATCGGCTGCTTTTGAACACAGCATTCAATACAATATTCCAATGAAAATATGGCACATTAAATGCCATTTCAATCACAGGGAGCAAAGGAAGCACCTGTTTGCAGCCAGGACCTGTTGACAGAGTTCTCAGAACTTGCGATTAACTTGAGCTCAAGAGGTTTACGACTTTCAGTTACCGCCACGAATTATTGGGCTGTACATTGGGCTAAACCCCACCTCTCATTCAGGGAAATACAGGTTCCCAGAACACCCTttagtttgggttatttacgtttgaacataaaatatttaaagtgccTTGGGCGATGAATATCGAAGGGGGCAATACCCTTAAATGAGCTTGCAAGTGAAGGTTACACTCTAAAATAGTTCTAAAGTTGTAACGCTGAAagttaaatatatgtattgtgCAAGAATTTCTTGCATACctcaaaatttttaaatggcATTTGAAGTAAATTAGAAATGGTATTTCctgaaatcaaatcaaatggtGTAAGAATTCTATATCATTTTCTATGCATGAATATTGATAGAAACAGTCTATGCTTACTTACTTACCTTTTCAGCGAATATAATGTTAATGTAATGAAATTCCTTTATTCGCTGCAGTTTAAATTCCCATTTCTCTGCCTGaaagtttaattattttgcttTGCGGTGGGaccacatacatacatcccCAGGATATAACTCGCGCTTACAACTGAATGTTGACATTTGTAGCTCGGTGTCGACTTCCGCGGAGAGcagaggcggaggaggaggcggaggcggaggatCCTATGCCCGCACAGCACGTGGCAAGCCGAATTTGCATATGCCCAGAAAGGACAGGTGTTCAGCCCGTTTGGATCAGGACACGCCTACGGAGCCACCGCCATTCGCCAGCTGTCGCAATGGCCGCAATCACATTGCTTCAATTAAATGGAGTCAACTCATTAATAATGCAGACAGCGCATATTTGGCTGCCATGTACAATGTACTTGTATGAACTTGGCTGCCACGTTTGCTTGCCAGTTTTGCCGCTTAGGTTAGGGGAAACTTTAATCAAAAGCGGCGACTCAAAGTTCGGTATTGCTTCCATTTTGGAGCTGGCGCACAAGGTCCTGTTGgatttatgaatatttatgcTCTGGCAGTTATGCACTCGATCTGCGTAAACCGGGCCACTGAATATTTATAGCTGCCGCAGTTAGTTACCTGGCGATTGAGCTGAATAGCAAGCATACGCACCGTTGTCCCGGCAACGATTTCCTCATGGCTTTCAACTTCCAATCTCGTTCAATCTACTCCTAATGTGCATAGccaagtttatttttaagatGATTACGGAAATAACTAATTGTAAACAAGACGAGAAGCGTTTCCTTGCCCGGAAAGTATGCCAAATATAAATGAATTCCATTGCAGTAAATTCGATTGTATTATATCTTTATTCAATTGAAAATGATTCATTTACCTTCAATTAAATATGGTCTTTAGTCGAGGTAACAAAATCCAACCATATGAAAAGGCAAATTGATTCTCTCTAATTAAGCAGAGTGGCGAAATAAAGAATGAATCCATATGGCTGGGAAATTCGATTCCCTTGCAACTTAAAGCTCACAGCTCAATTTGGAGTGCGGTCCTCGTCTCGACGGCAAATTACACAAATTTTATGTTGCCTACCTTTGGGCGCTCAAAAGGCAACTTAATAAGCACAAGTGTGTGCGGTTTCCCAGtacgtctgtgtgtgtgtgtgtgtgtgtgtgggcgagCACATTTGTTGAATGATTTAACCTGCCACCTATTCATTCGTTCTGGTGGCCCACGTAAATTgtagacaaaataaaatacaaaagaaCCTTTTCAATTCTCCACTAACGCTTTTCTTTGTGCCGAACTCTAAATTaggaaaatgtttaaatgtaCCTCGGCCAgccggtgtgtgtgtgtgtatgtgtgtgggggTAAACATAATTTGTGCGGCACGTGCGTTAAATTTAATGAGGCAACCGCGACCAACCCGAGTCGAGCTCGATTTCGGACGCCTTTGACCCCGGGCTCTTGGTTTTTCAACGCTCCGTTTCTTCGGGGTCcttggaaaaaaaagagcagcGAAAATCGCAGAAAACGTCCTGTTGATTTTGGGCCACCACACATAAAAAACCAACTATGTGTGTCTATATGCATAACATTATAGGCCATATATCCGGGGGGCATTTTGGcttttaaagaaatttaagTTATGTGCGTTGCTTCCTGGCTCGTGCTGCTGCAAAGTTGGCAAGGATATTACTTATGATTAAAGTGATTCACGAGCTAATTGGAAATACGGTTTTCAGGTGGATTCAGCTAAAAAATTTATGTATTCACGCTTGCTGCTTTTGGCAAATTAGCATTGTAAAGTAAAGCTTTAAAAGCTGTCCAAAAGTAGAAGAAGTCCAAGAAACTTTAAGAAAATTAATAGTGATAATACACTTTATTTGATGTTGCGTCATTCCTGCGACTTGGAAATTATGTTCAGTTCTTTGAGAAGCCCACTGAAACAATTTCTGATTAGCCTTTAATGCGCTCTGCCTAGAGGAACAGCTTTTGAAACCCAAATTGAAGTCCATCCCAATAGGCTTTGTCTAATCCGGAAAAAGCCGAGATATTAAAAATTCTCATTCATGTTTTATGAACAGCAACAATGGCTTGTTTCCTcctgttttcatttaatttaacgTGTCCTGTTCACACAGCTCAGCTCACAGCCAGAGCTCAAAATGCAGGCGACTCCAGGACGAGCCTGTTGCACACTCATGTGGCCACCATCGGATGGGCATTATGAGGGCCCTAGTACAGCGACTAACGGCCAATAAATTCTCGGCCAGGCAGTaattaagaaatttaaatggCAGCAACTAAACCACCGGCCGAAACCTAAACAAACTGACCCCCATGACCGACGCCCTGCCCCTTAAAGTGATGACTTTTCGAGGGTTAAGAGCATAAAAGCCCGTCGAGTATTTaagcacactcacacaatgCAAACTACTATAGAACATATAGTGTCGTGCATTCGTTTAGGTGCGAGCCACACACTTTGTGCCCCACACGCCATCTAAATTTGGGGCAGCCGAGTGCCTGCGGTTGCAGAgtgtgaaatattttgctgCCCCACacttagtgtgtgtgtgtgtgtgccatatCTTGTCTGGGGTCTGGATCTTTCACATACTCATACATTTCCTAAATAAACAGCAGGTCCCTGTGCCTTTCCAGCGAATTTCCACATTTCCTGGCTGCGAAATGCGGTGGTTCCCCTTTTCGATTCATTTGCCTGCATTATGTTGCGGCACTTGATTTAATGGCGCCAGTCATGACCCTTTTAATCGCCGACCAACCAAGCAGGAAAGATTTGAATTCCATTCTCGTCGGTTAATCACCAAGTAAACACTAGACAACCAGGAGTTGAGTGCTCTGACCAACGTTATAATTGACGGATAAGCCGGAAGTAAATTGCTCGGCCTCAGCAAAGAAcgaaattaacattttctaGGAAAAACAATCCAAAAGCGAActcattttgcatttcaaaatcAATGTTGAGAGTATAAAGAGTGACAGCTTTCAACACAATCAATTAGTTATACAGTACACATCAgctaagtgaaaaaaaaaatcatatttattgGCAATCAAACAAGTTATGTGTAGACTAGCAATGTAAGTGAATTTTTTAGAGGTTTGCACCTTACTTAATTTGTCATAATGaaatttaacttttattgAATTGGTACATTCCTTGGATATGTGTATTCACTGTTGTCAGCAAATAATTTGCTTTCTCAGCTCGTAGCTTGATTTTGGGTAATGACTAATGGCAAATCATACTGTTATGTATCTCTGCTCAATCGAATTTATTCTGTCCAGTGTGCAGATGCTTTATTAATTCCTCCTGTATCTTTGATGCTTCAGAGGTCGTACGAATCTCGAAATTATATCTCTAGTGGTTGTGCGCATTGGCCTGAGCacctgcaactgcagctgcagctgctggctgctgaCCGCCACCGCCCAGGGCGCCCAAGGATTGCTGCAGGGAGCGCAGGATGCCAATGGGAATCTAAGGAGGGGAagtacaatattattaatcgGAAGTATCCTTCTTAACTGAAAACTAAACTATAAAGTACTCAACCGCTTTAAttgttatgttatgttattAGTGAGAAACCGATTTACACTTAAACATGTTTTTCAACTAAAGATAGCTTGTTTGTGCTGTAGAATTTACCTGGAAACCAGGATAATCTGCGTATATCCTTAGCGATTTCATACTTACATCGAGGGCCAGGCCCACGGGTCATTGGGCCTGGGGCGCCAGGAAGCGATTGTTCACGGCCTGGGGTCGCTGGACGGACTTGTACTTGTGGGCCTGGACCACCTTGGCCTCGCTCCTTGCCTGCGAATGGAGGAAGGTTCGTGAGTTGGGGGAATTACTTGCAAAGGACGAGAACAGGACGTGCAGCAGGTGAACGACGGGGGGtgataaatgaaaattgtattaaaatatatttcacgGAAATCATAATGCTGGGTAGCAGCTGACCCCTCCCCCACCATCGCCCGCAGTGTCCGCAAatgttttcaaataaaattactgCCACAAAGCGAAAGTTTCGGCATCCAGCTCCaccaaaaagccaaacaatttgtttgcatttaagAGTGCCAaagtgtgtgtgcctgtgtgtgcctgtgtgcgcctgtgtgtgtgtgtgggtatcTGTGTGCcggtgtatctgtatccgtatctgtttctgtatctgtgtatctatGTCCGCACCGCATTTGGTTTTACCTCAACGGTCGACTGCGGCTCGTCCTTTTGGGCTTCCTCATCCGGAAtttgctgctcctcctgctgctgctgctgctgctgctgctgcatcacGTATACGACACGTTGTCGCTGTCGTTGTCGCTTTGCATGTGCACGTTGTCGCTTGACAATTATCAGcgaggtgggcgtggccgatGGGCGGGGCAGCAGGTGGTTATCCACCGCATCGGCATCTGCGGCCGCTTTAACATGACTTTCAATGATTTCGCTGCGGTCCGGCTAAAACATCAATGGCGGGTGGATTTTGTTGGATTGGATTGATTGCttgctgttgatgttgttgcctGGCCAACACGAGGGCGTTGATCAATATTTAACCGCAGGCCCTAGTTAAACACTAGTCGGCGATTTATAGCCAGGAATTTCGCAATTGAAAAGCACCGTTCAGCAGCGAATTCCCTCTTTAACTTTACTAACATCGCTTACGAGCGAAATGATGCAGCTTTCATTTTGTGGGAAATCCTTCAAGCACTTTTCGACTCGAAAGGATGCGCAAAAAAACTTTCGAGCAAAACACTTTTAATACTTTCGGAAGTGCTGTAAACATCTTGCTGAAATTTCGATAACCATACCTCTAAACTTGTTGTTAAACTTATCTCGGGAATGAAACGAAAGCTGGTCGGTTCACCATAACTTTTCCTGATATATTGATGGGTGGATTGGAAAACAAGAGGAACTCTAACAAAATGCTAGCTTGCAGTCACATTATAATTAGT
The sequence above is drawn from the Drosophila melanogaster chromosome 2R genome and encodes:
- the CG9812 gene encoding uncharacterized protein, isoform D (point mutation) yields the protein MFVLLGALCLLQTASLVPAQLFTFRDGKVGVNFAGYHADAGLGGLLTGNSAHGGLSASAGTPWGSRAAAGLGGNLDGRTAGVGYAAAQANPSVGASALLGGSAGEHGYIGAEAHSPGRTVISSSQHSVQPAYPADPVPVSPTTGPVVTSHIQKVKPPKKYSLINQDPDRSEIIESHVKAAADADAVDNHLLPRPSATPTSLIIVKRQRAHAKRQRQRQRVVYVMQQQQQQQQQEEQQIPDEEAQKDEPQSTVEARSEAKVVQAHKYKSVQRPQAVNNRFLAPQAQGPVGLALDIPIGILRSLQQSLGALGGGGQQPAAAAAVAGAQANAHNH